One part of the Pirellulaceae bacterium genome encodes these proteins:
- the mnmG gene encoding tRNA uridine-5-carboxymethylaminomethyl(34) synthesis enzyme MnmG, translating to MPSNPSPSITYDYDIVVVGAGHAGTEAATAAARLGAKVALLSGSLDTVGQMSCNPAVGGVAKGQIVREIDALGGLMGQAIDATGIQFRLLNRRKGPAMHSPRAQADKRAYQQWIKEAVEAYPNISLIQETVEDLIIQCAEGQLPIICGVRVRGDAAYRASAVVLTTGTFLQAVMHTGEAKTEGGRAGEGTTRGISGALRRLGIRLDRFKTGTPPRLDAKTIDFSQTELQPGDDHPQAFSFLTAALPTPQLPCYITYTNSAVHDLIRANLHRAPMYSGQIQSTGPRYCPSIEDKIVRFADKDRHQLFLEPEGRRTTEIYVNGISTSLPRDVQHGVLRLIPGLQRAQIMRYGYAVEYDYCPPEQLWPSLESKLVSGLFFAGQINGTTGYEEAGGQGLLAGANAALKLKGRPPLILSRDQAYLGVLIDDLVTRGVDEPYRMFTSRAEYRLLLRHDNADRRLTRLGYELGMVSQARWQRLSSKEDDIARALHLLAELRVDSIDGLKYLRRNEVTWDEMCQRQPQLVAFDEQVVDQVIWDVRYAGYIDRQQQQIDRQQRMAAKRIPLEFDYQSIRGLRTEARQKLQKIRPINFDQAGRISGITPADLALLLAHVENKKS from the coding sequence ATGCCATCAAATCCATCTCCATCAATCACTTATGACTACGACATCGTCGTGGTCGGAGCCGGCCACGCCGGAACCGAAGCGGCGACTGCCGCCGCCCGCTTGGGTGCCAAGGTGGCGTTGCTCTCGGGCAGCTTGGATACCGTTGGACAGATGAGCTGTAATCCGGCTGTCGGGGGAGTTGCCAAAGGACAAATTGTGCGCGAGATCGACGCGTTGGGCGGACTGATGGGTCAAGCCATCGACGCCACTGGCATTCAATTCCGTTTGCTTAATCGCCGCAAGGGACCGGCCATGCACAGCCCTCGCGCACAGGCTGACAAGCGGGCTTACCAACAGTGGATCAAGGAAGCGGTGGAAGCTTACCCCAACATCTCGCTGATCCAAGAGACCGTCGAGGACTTGATCATCCAGTGCGCTGAGGGTCAGCTACCGATAATCTGTGGAGTTCGCGTGCGCGGCGATGCAGCCTACCGCGCTTCGGCAGTTGTTTTGACCACCGGCACATTCTTGCAAGCGGTGATGCATACGGGCGAAGCCAAAACTGAAGGCGGAAGGGCAGGGGAGGGCACCACGCGCGGCATCAGCGGTGCGCTGAGGCGCCTGGGCATTCGCCTGGATCGCTTCAAAACCGGCACGCCACCGAGATTGGATGCCAAGACTATCGACTTCTCGCAAACTGAATTGCAACCTGGTGACGACCACCCTCAAGCTTTTTCATTTTTAACCGCTGCATTGCCCACACCGCAGTTGCCCTGCTACATCACTTATACAAATTCTGCGGTACACGATCTGATCCGTGCAAACTTGCATCGCGCTCCCATGTACAGCGGTCAGATTCAGTCCACAGGTCCGCGCTACTGCCCATCGATCGAGGATAAGATAGTTCGTTTTGCCGATAAGGATCGCCATCAACTATTTTTGGAGCCAGAAGGCCGGCGTACTACCGAAATCTACGTCAATGGAATCTCGACCAGCTTGCCCCGCGACGTGCAGCATGGCGTCCTAAGACTGATTCCCGGACTGCAGCGGGCTCAGATCATGCGCTATGGTTATGCCGTTGAGTACGATTACTGCCCACCTGAACAATTGTGGCCCAGCTTGGAATCAAAACTGGTTTCGGGACTGTTTTTCGCCGGACAGATCAACGGCACGACTGGCTACGAAGAAGCGGGGGGACAGGGACTGTTGGCGGGTGCCAACGCCGCGCTTAAATTGAAAGGACGCCCACCGTTGATACTATCCCGCGATCAAGCTTACTTGGGTGTCTTGATCGACGACCTGGTAACGCGCGGTGTTGATGAACCTTATCGCATGTTCACAAGTCGCGCCGAATATCGACTGCTGCTGCGACACGATAATGCAGATCGACGGCTGACCCGGCTGGGATATGAATTGGGCATGGTCTCTCAAGCTCGCTGGCAACGGCTAAGCAGTAAAGAGGACGATATTGCTCGAGCGCTGCATCTACTGGCAGAACTGCGAGTCGATTCAATAGATGGTTTGAAGTACCTGCGGCGCAACGAAGTCACTTGGGACGAAATGTGCCAACGTCAACCGCAACTGGTAGCGTTCGATGAGCAAGTGGTCGATCAAGTGATATGGGACGTACGCTATGCCGGGTATATCGACCGACAGCAACAGCAAATTGATCGCCAACAGCGGATGGCGGCCAAGCGTATTCCACTAGAATTCGACTATCAGTCGATTCGCGGACTGCGCACTGAAGCACGTCAAAAACTCCAAAAAATTCGCCCGATCAATTTTGATCAGGCTGGGCGAATCAGTGGCATCACGCCTGCCGACTTGGCGCTGTTGTTAGCGCATGTCGAAAATAAGAAATCGTGA
- a CDS encoding flagellar hook-basal body complex protein, which produces MGLASALSTSLTGLTAAETQIDVIGNNLANSQTVGFKASQVQFATQFLQTLSLGASPSVDTGGTNPRQTGLGVQVAGISPNFTQGTVQISSNASDMAIQGDGLFIVQGTNQEKLYTRSGIFSLNSANELVTPNGQRLLGYGVDAQFRVQSTELVPLNIPLGSEAVAQATQTVTMEGTLTPLGDLANTAEVIESAILGNAAIPRPDGSGITLASATRPSTSSVTVAHNQGGGSLVEGSNYQYRLVYVDSSGHEGPASSTISVTVPVGNGLPDNTITLDNLPSVPEYSQLRIYRTAANGTQFFELDTVPVGGSYVDNGSLPLGPELNAADLNGNYSYMVTFYRAGDPETRPSLISGPQNIVNGRILLDGFPTPPVPPPSGGFPPYDSIRIYRNTASDQNSFYLVDTIAPGQSYTDSRTDAEISDLNIAGNKRVDLDGPRIDSNTLLTDVTRLNGFVYENPFQLGTLSFEGRKGGRSLQDKTYEITSTSTVQDLVDFMQQAMGIQTNSNDSVNPMPMSVNNIAGETGELAAGSYIRDGRIRFVGNNGVDNALSIDLTSFRVNRTGGGLDIPNLAFGSVQSAKGQSAVAEFITYDSLGMPIRTRVTAVMESRSDSATTYRWYADSADNMPLSGSQIAVGTGLLTFDGAGNFVSATNSTVAIDRRNIPSVSPLQFSLDFSGMKGLAEQRATLNASRQDGSPPGKLTSYIIGEDGTIRGVFSNGISRTIGEIRLARFTNPEGLEQRGQNLFAQGINTGLPIEGKPGENGIGTVSAGALELSNTDIGGDLVKLVLASTQYRSNARVITSTQQLFDELLNLRR; this is translated from the coding sequence ATGGGACTCGCATCTGCGCTCAGTACCTCGCTTACCGGGCTAACCGCCGCCGAAACACAGATTGATGTCATCGGCAACAATCTGGCCAATTCGCAAACCGTGGGCTTCAAAGCGTCTCAAGTTCAGTTTGCAACACAATTCTTGCAGACCCTGTCTCTGGGTGCCTCTCCGAGCGTCGACACTGGGGGCACCAACCCCAGGCAAACCGGCTTGGGAGTGCAAGTCGCCGGTATCTCTCCAAATTTTACCCAAGGCACGGTTCAAATCAGCTCTAACGCTTCTGACATGGCTATTCAAGGGGATGGCCTGTTTATCGTTCAAGGTACCAATCAGGAGAAGTTGTATACGCGCTCGGGTATTTTTAGTCTGAATAGCGCTAACGAGCTGGTTACTCCCAACGGTCAGCGCCTACTGGGATACGGTGTCGATGCTCAGTTTCGCGTGCAGTCAACTGAGTTGGTGCCGCTGAACATTCCCCTGGGCAGTGAAGCGGTCGCTCAAGCTACTCAGACGGTAACCATGGAAGGTACACTGACCCCCTTGGGCGACTTGGCTAATACTGCCGAAGTCATCGAAAGCGCGATCTTGGGCAACGCAGCCATACCGCGCCCCGATGGCAGCGGGATAACTCTGGCCAGTGCAACTCGGCCCAGCACTTCCTCAGTCACAGTCGCACACAACCAGGGTGGCGGCTCGCTGGTTGAAGGTTCCAACTATCAATATCGTCTGGTCTATGTCGACTCATCAGGACACGAAGGCCCAGCCAGTAGCACCATCAGCGTGACCGTACCTGTGGGCAATGGTCTACCCGATAATACGATCACACTGGACAATCTGCCCAGCGTACCAGAATATTCGCAACTGCGTATTTACCGTACAGCCGCCAATGGGACTCAGTTTTTTGAGCTGGATACGGTGCCGGTCGGTGGCAGCTACGTCGACAATGGCTCGTTGCCATTGGGGCCAGAACTGAATGCGGCCGACCTGAACGGCAATTACAGCTACATGGTCACCTTCTATCGGGCTGGTGACCCCGAAACGCGGCCCTCTCTGATCAGCGGACCTCAGAATATTGTCAATGGCCGCATACTGCTGGACGGCTTTCCTACGCCGCCAGTTCCGCCTCCCAGCGGCGGCTTCCCGCCTTATGATTCGATCCGCATCTATCGCAATACCGCATCAGATCAGAATTCATTTTATCTGGTCGACACCATCGCTCCGGGGCAGAGCTACACGGACAGTCGCACGGATGCCGAGATCAGCGATTTGAATATTGCAGGCAACAAACGTGTGGACCTGGACGGCCCGCGCATTGATAGTAACACCTTACTGACGGATGTTACGCGTCTCAATGGATTCGTATACGAAAACCCATTCCAGCTCGGTACTCTCAGTTTTGAGGGACGCAAAGGCGGTCGCTCTCTACAGGACAAAACGTATGAGATTACGTCCACCAGCACAGTTCAAGATTTGGTGGACTTCATGCAGCAAGCCATGGGTATCCAGACGAATTCCAACGATTCGGTAAACCCCATGCCCATGTCGGTCAACAACATCGCAGGTGAAACTGGCGAACTGGCCGCTGGTTCCTATATTCGCGATGGTCGCATTCGATTTGTCGGCAACAACGGAGTCGATAACGCGCTGAGCATCGACCTGACTAGTTTTCGCGTCAACCGAACCGGCGGGGGACTGGATATTCCCAATCTGGCCTTCGGATCGGTGCAATCCGCCAAAGGGCAAAGTGCCGTAGCAGAATTTATTACGTATGATTCCTTGGGGATGCCCATCCGCACGCGAGTCACAGCAGTCATGGAAAGCCGCTCTGATTCGGCCACCACCTATCGCTGGTACGCGGACTCAGCCGACAACATGCCCCTTTCTGGTTCGCAAATTGCCGTTGGGACGGGGTTGTTGACTTTTGACGGAGCTGGAAATTTCGTATCGGCCACCAATTCGACCGTGGCCATTGACCGTCGCAATATCCCGAGCGTCTCTCCGCTCCAGTTTTCGCTGGACTTCAGTGGCATGAAAGGATTGGCTGAGCAGCGCGCAACATTAAACGCATCACGGCAAGACGGCTCGCCGCCCGGCAAATTGACCAGCTATATCATTGGTGAAGATGGAACGATTCGCGGCGTGTTCAGCAATGGTATTTCGCGGACCATCGGCGAAATCCGCTTGGCGCGATTCACCAATCCTGAAGGCCTTGAACAACGCGGCCAAAACCTGTTCGCGCAAGGCATTAACACCGGTCTACCCATTGAAGGCAAACCCGGCGAAAACGGGATCGGTACCGTCAGCGCCGGTGCGCTCGAACTATCCAACACCGATATCGGCGGTGACTTAGTGAAGCTGGTGCTGGCATCGACTCAGTATCGAAGCAACGCGCGAGTCATCACCTCCACGCAACAACTGTTCGACGAACTGCTCAACCTGCGACGATAA
- a CDS encoding YdiU family protein codes for MNECDLGGQSDNQRNDNAQAATSHVVPTGPLANEDSTVGWNLQNSYARLPPDFFQLVQPTPVSNPTLVLLNVTVARTLGLDPARLTDTSAVDVFAGNRLPPNSMPLAQAYAGHQFGGFTMLGDGRAILLGEQLTPTGRLLDIQLKGGGLTAYSRQGDGRAALGPMLREYIISHAMQALGIPTTLSLAVVQTGQAVYRQQVEPGAVLTRVAASHLRVGTFQYAAALQQPRLLQNLADYAIDRHYPELTGSKEIYRRFLRSVVASQAALIARWMQVGFIHGVMNTDNMSIAGETIDYGPCAFMNAYSPHTVFSSIDHQGRYAYGNQPRIAQWNLARFAESLLPLLDQDPNTAIDKATEELEQFAMIYRQHWLEGFGNKLGLPSAGEDDVQLIESLLQWMASQQVDFTVTFRDLAELRCQGGPYDSPEFQQWLSHWRQRVVVTGQSWAKVQERMQQHNPVVIPRNHCVEEALSAAVLRQDKGPLENLLAALARPYDKLDSNVAYRSPPPGGDAGYCTFCGT; via the coding sequence ATGAACGAATGCGACCTAGGCGGACAGTCTGACAACCAACGGAATGACAACGCTCAAGCTGCAACCAGCCACGTTGTACCGACCGGCCCGCTGGCCAATGAAGATTCTACAGTTGGTTGGAATCTACAAAACAGTTACGCGCGCCTGCCTCCAGACTTTTTTCAGTTGGTTCAGCCCACGCCTGTCAGCAATCCGACTCTGGTCCTATTGAACGTGACAGTCGCCAGGACGCTGGGGCTGGACCCCGCGCGACTGACCGATACCTCGGCAGTTGACGTTTTTGCGGGCAATCGGTTGCCTCCTAACAGTATGCCTTTGGCACAAGCCTATGCGGGGCATCAGTTTGGCGGCTTTACCATGCTGGGCGACGGTCGCGCGATTCTGCTTGGCGAACAGCTAACGCCCACTGGTCGCCTGCTGGACATACAGCTTAAGGGCGGTGGATTGACCGCCTATTCACGGCAAGGCGACGGCCGGGCAGCACTCGGCCCAATGCTTCGTGAATACATCATCAGCCACGCCATGCAAGCCTTGGGCATCCCGACTACGCTCAGCTTGGCGGTAGTGCAAACCGGCCAAGCAGTCTACCGCCAACAAGTAGAACCGGGAGCCGTGCTGACTCGAGTTGCCGCCAGCCATCTACGCGTCGGGACCTTTCAGTATGCCGCAGCATTGCAACAGCCGCGCCTATTGCAGAACTTGGCTGACTACGCCATTGATCGCCACTATCCGGAATTGACCGGTTCCAAGGAAATTTATCGGCGGTTCTTGCGCAGTGTCGTCGCCAGCCAAGCCGCACTTATTGCGCGCTGGATGCAGGTCGGTTTTATTCACGGCGTGATGAATACCGACAACATGTCGATTGCCGGTGAAACGATCGACTATGGGCCGTGCGCGTTCATGAATGCTTATAGTCCACACACCGTGTTCAGTTCCATTGATCACCAAGGGCGTTACGCTTACGGCAATCAACCTCGGATAGCGCAGTGGAATCTGGCTCGGTTTGCAGAGTCGCTGCTCCCGCTACTGGACCAAGACCCAAACACCGCCATCGACAAGGCGACCGAGGAGCTTGAGCAATTTGCGATGATCTATCGGCAACATTGGCTGGAAGGGTTTGGCAATAAGCTCGGGCTCCCCAGTGCGGGTGAGGACGATGTGCAGCTCATAGAATCGCTACTGCAATGGATGGCAAGTCAACAGGTGGATTTTACTGTTACCTTCCGCGACTTGGCCGAGCTGCGTTGCCAAGGAGGTCCCTATGACTCACCTGAGTTCCAGCAGTGGCTGAGCCATTGGCGACAGCGAGTTGTGGTGACTGGTCAATCCTGGGCGAAAGTCCAAGAACGAATGCAGCAGCACAATCCCGTCGTCATTCCGCGCAACCATTGCGTGGAAGAAGCTCTCAGCGCCGCTGTACTGCGGCAAGACAAGGGACCGCTTGAGAATCTATTGGCCGCTCTCGCGCGGCCCTATGACAAACTTGACTCCAATGTTGCCTACCGTAGCCCGCCTCCCGGGGGCGACGCGGGGTACTGTACGTTTTGCGGGACATAA
- a CDS encoding DUF1559 domain-containing protein encodes MKSTRNERTGFTLVELLVVIAIIGILVGLLLPAVQAAREAARRMSCGNNLKQLGLALHNHASTFQDQYPAWVSQVDNNDPSVKLNPNGSPSIVFNLSPPDTHRAPGPLVQLLPYMEGNALFSYFDLKKPQLSLWNLPGQPGGVNGGLLPSTVMNTKLFPTTICPSSPDAPCDYYHPVTAILGVPVNTPLPLPRTDYAAIRGLHDTFIPCIPGATVPSGYSHENSPMANNGMLGSHMLPGTSASPTRNHKNLLKFSEVTDGLSQTLCFIEVAGKQLEYFRGRATGRPAIVGSSTNTWWNASAADWSISKHVRGLSGAGNPSDTNFNPQAQGCSFINVWNGTNPYSFHSGGVQSVRGDGAVFFISASISPAAFGALVTRNGGEIEGSAN; translated from the coding sequence ATGAAGAGCACTCGTAACGAAAGAACCGGCTTTACGCTGGTCGAACTGTTGGTGGTCATCGCCATCATCGGAATTCTGGTCGGTCTGCTGCTACCCGCCGTCCAGGCCGCCCGCGAAGCCGCCCGGCGCATGAGCTGCGGCAATAATTTGAAGCAGTTGGGACTTGCGCTGCATAACCATGCTTCTACCTTCCAAGACCAGTATCCGGCGTGGGTATCTCAAGTTGACAACAATGACCCATCGGTGAAGCTTAATCCGAATGGTAGCCCCAGTATCGTCTTTAATCTCTCACCTCCAGATACTCACCGAGCACCTGGGCCACTTGTTCAGCTACTCCCCTATATGGAGGGCAATGCTCTATTCAGTTACTTTGACCTGAAGAAGCCACAGCTCAGCTTGTGGAATCTGCCTGGCCAACCCGGTGGTGTCAATGGTGGTTTGCTTCCGTCCACTGTGATGAACACTAAGTTGTTTCCCACAACAATATGCCCCTCGTCGCCGGATGCACCGTGTGACTACTACCACCCGGTAACTGCAATTTTGGGTGTCCCAGTAAACACGCCACTGCCTTTACCAAGAACTGATTATGCCGCGATCAGGGGCCTACACGACACGTTTATCCCGTGTATTCCTGGCGCAACCGTCCCAAGCGGCTACTCGCACGAGAACTCACCCATGGCTAACAACGGGATGCTTGGATCTCACATGCTGCCGGGGACTTCTGCTTCTCCCACTAGAAATCACAAGAACTTGTTGAAGTTTAGTGAAGTGACCGACGGCCTCTCGCAAACACTTTGTTTTATTGAAGTTGCTGGTAAGCAGCTTGAGTACTTCCGTGGTAGAGCCACTGGGCGCCCTGCTATCGTTGGGTCAAGCACGAATACTTGGTGGAATGCGTCGGCTGCTGACTGGAGTATTTCAAAGCACGTCCGAGGCCTGAGTGGTGCTGGCAATCCTAGCGACACCAACTTTAATCCTCAAGCTCAAGGGTGCTCATTTATCAACGTCTGGAACGGCACAAACCCCTACTCGTTCCACAGTGGCGGTGTTCAGTCAGTTCGCGGTGACGGCGCGGTGTTTTTCATCTCTGCCTCCATTTCACCGGCTGCCTTTGGTGCGTTAGTAACGCGCAACGGTGGCGAAATTGAAGGCTCAGCTAACTGA
- a CDS encoding flagellar biosynthesis protein FlgD: MTRIPGVGSSSNNSNSGIRGNDMREVDMDQFMSLMITELQNQDPLNPMDNAQMLAQIATIREIGATNQLTETLTNFAVGQELSMASTLIGKNVNGLDTNAKDVSGVVDRVSVQTDPTNPSFRRVSVHIGDSVVDMKNIRQIVAN; encoded by the coding sequence ATGACACGCATTCCCGGAGTAGGCAGTAGCTCCAACAATTCCAACAGCGGTATTCGCGGCAATGATATGCGGGAAGTGGACATGGACCAGTTTATGTCTCTGATGATCACCGAGTTGCAAAACCAAGATCCACTTAATCCGATGGACAATGCTCAAATGCTGGCACAGATCGCCACCATTCGCGAAATCGGAGCCACCAATCAGCTGACGGAAACGTTGACCAACTTTGCGGTTGGCCAAGAGTTATCAATGGCCAGCACGTTGATCGGCAAGAACGTCAACGGGTTGGACACGAACGCAAAAGATGTCAGCGGCGTCGTGGATCGAGTGTCCGTGCAAACCGACCCCACGAATCCATCGTTTCGCAGAGTATCCGTACACATTGGCGATTCAGTTGTCGATATGAAGAACATTCGCCAAATTGTCGCCAATTAA
- a CDS encoding carboxypeptidase regulatory-like domain-containing protein, translating to MRYGFRLLTEQKLYSLRILSLIWVLSLTGCGSSLVEVSGTVSVDGKPTPGVNLRFYPQGTQADAAPSSTTSDEGGSFSLTTNMEPGLPKGSYKVTADWPDPKHKAKQVGIYSEPDSPRDLLKGKYASSSDIVFEITGPTKELKVDLTTSK from the coding sequence ATGCGATACGGATTCCGCTTGTTAACCGAACAGAAATTATATTCCCTGAGGATTCTTTCGCTGATTTGGGTACTGAGTCTGACAGGCTGCGGTAGCTCATTGGTGGAAGTCAGTGGTACCGTCTCGGTTGACGGCAAGCCAACGCCGGGAGTAAATTTGAGATTCTACCCTCAAGGAACTCAAGCCGACGCGGCTCCATCTTCTACAACCTCGGACGAGGGAGGCAGTTTTTCTTTGACGACAAATATGGAGCCGGGACTACCCAAGGGCAGCTACAAGGTAACTGCTGATTGGCCAGATCCGAAGCACAAGGCCAAACAGGTCGGGATTTACAGCGAACCAGACTCTCCGCGTGACCTTCTGAAAGGCAAATACGCCAGCTCCTCGGATATTGTGTTCGAGATTACCGGTCCGACAAAGGAGCTCAAGGTCGATCTGACGACCAGCAAATAG
- a CDS encoding DUF1559 domain-containing protein yields MKRSSVKAGFTLVELLVVIAIIGILVGLLLPAVQAAREAARRMSCGNNLKQIGIALHNYGSTYTEKFPCWAYQVGVNESGADLSKNPMADLAAPDTRRGMPAIGQLAPFMEQDNLFKMFDHTMPLFSRRNLPASVPGWSEGIVPITVHKVNLIPTFVCPSAPESGSNYATWAKALTPSVADPWILPRTDYAPIRGVTPEFLVVVNNALPVGSKILPTGSPPANCTRDNPLCNSGMLGAPEGPAVTVSGRQEWSMIVNKKTIKYGEITDGLSNTIAFVELGGKQDRWYRGRLVEPNSTLNSSMVDWNVARHIRILAPINPTATPNPTHADRNNQTGGSQFLNVYNEDNPYSFHAGGMNTLRGDGSVSFVGQNFDLVTFYALITRNDSLSVALSGN; encoded by the coding sequence ATGAAACGTTCATCGGTCAAGGCTGGCTTTACGCTGGTCGAGCTGTTGGTGGTGATTGCCATCATCGGCATCTTGGTAGGGCTACTCCTACCTGCAGTTCAGGCAGCTCGCGAGGCTGCTCGCAGAATGAGTTGCGGTAACAATCTCAAGCAGATTGGGATCGCGCTGCACAATTACGGCTCCACCTACACCGAGAAATTCCCGTGCTGGGCCTATCAGGTCGGAGTTAATGAATCTGGTGCTGACTTGTCTAAGAATCCGATGGCAGATCTTGCAGCGCCAGACACTCGACGCGGTATGCCCGCTATTGGCCAGTTGGCTCCCTTCATGGAGCAGGACAATTTGTTCAAGATGTTCGACCATACTATGCCGTTGTTTTCCAGACGCAACTTGCCGGCGTCTGTACCAGGTTGGTCGGAAGGCATCGTTCCGATAACTGTGCATAAGGTGAACTTGATACCCACCTTTGTATGTCCATCGGCACCAGAATCGGGATCTAATTATGCGACATGGGCCAAAGCGCTCACACCCTCGGTAGCGGATCCATGGATTCTTCCCAGAACCGACTATGCTCCAATACGAGGAGTGACCCCTGAATTCTTAGTTGTGGTAAACAATGCACTGCCGGTCGGATCGAAAATCCTTCCGACAGGTAGTCCACCTGCGAACTGCACTCGCGATAATCCACTTTGTAACAGCGGCATGCTAGGTGCACCAGAAGGACCAGCCGTTACGGTTTCAGGACGCCAAGAATGGTCCATGATCGTAAACAAGAAGACCATTAAGTACGGTGAAATCACTGACGGCCTATCCAATACGATTGCATTTGTTGAATTGGGTGGGAAGCAAGATCGTTGGTATCGCGGCAGGTTGGTTGAACCCAATAGCACGTTGAATTCATCCATGGTCGATTGGAACGTGGCCCGTCATATTCGTATATTGGCCCCTATCAACCCCACAGCGACGCCAAATCCCACTCACGCTGACCGTAACAACCAGACTGGCGGATCTCAATTTCTTAATGTTTACAATGAAGACAACCCGTATTCATTCCACGCCGGTGGAATGAATACACTCCGCGGCGACGGTTCTGTATCGTTCGTCGGTCAGAACTTTGACCTGGTAACTTTCTACGCTCTAATCACCCGCAATGACAGTTTGTCTGTTGCCTTGAGTGGAAACTAG
- a CDS encoding FAD:protein FMN transferase has protein sequence MNLTFYLKRILLLLLYCLIPQDFLPAQPAGQAAPPTVGPESSLTITAPKSDVGDGHTATFPAMGTLVELTVYHGDRLRVEAAFREAQTLVVELAAVLTDYDANSEARRLTELAVGQPAHVSDTLWEMLAAADSWNRNSKGALDCSLGRLTQLWRRYRRAGRVPTEHEVQQALERCGWKYIDLDADRRTATIAFSDMRLDFGAIGKGYIVDRVFDLLQHHELSCCLVNISGNMRCGEPPSGRAGWRIAVSGLSPEGQPLRRIEVRDIAIATSGDLWQFVTVDGQRRSHILDPRTGYGVPGPLAVTVLAPSALAADALATIGCIADWQDFKRLLSKYEGTAALRASQYAELEVIATESFPRSQ, from the coding sequence ATGAACCTCACATTCTACTTGAAACGCATCCTCCTGCTGCTCCTGTATTGCCTGATCCCGCAAGATTTTTTGCCGGCTCAGCCAGCAGGTCAAGCTGCCCCACCCACCGTAGGTCCTGAGAGTTCACTAACCATTACGGCTCCTAAGTCCGATGTTGGTGACGGCCACACAGCAACCTTTCCAGCCATGGGAACGCTCGTCGAATTGACGGTCTATCATGGCGACAGACTACGAGTCGAGGCGGCTTTTCGCGAAGCACAAACGTTGGTTGTGGAGCTGGCGGCTGTGCTGACCGACTACGATGCCAACAGCGAGGCACGCCGCCTGACAGAGCTAGCTGTCGGGCAGCCTGCCCATGTCTCCGACACCTTGTGGGAGATGTTGGCAGCGGCTGACTCATGGAATCGCAATTCCAAAGGGGCGTTGGACTGTAGTTTAGGCCGGCTAACGCAACTATGGCGCAGATATCGCCGCGCCGGCCGCGTTCCGACCGAGCACGAAGTCCAGCAAGCGCTTGAGCGCTGCGGCTGGAAATATATTGATTTAGACGCGGACAGACGTACCGCCACGATCGCATTCTCCGATATGCGACTAGATTTTGGCGCCATTGGCAAGGGCTATATTGTCGATCGAGTCTTTGACCTTCTACAACATCACGAGTTGTCGTGTTGCCTGGTTAACATCAGCGGCAACATGCGTTGTGGAGAGCCGCCGTCGGGTCGAGCCGGCTGGAGGATTGCCGTCTCAGGCTTGTCGCCAGAAGGCCAGCCTCTGCGGCGTATTGAAGTGCGCGACATCGCCATCGCGACCAGTGGCGACTTGTGGCAGTTCGTCACCGTCGATGGCCAGCGCCGCAGTCACATTCTCGATCCGCGCACGGGCTATGGCGTGCCAGGACCGCTGGCAGTGACGGTGTTAGCTCCCTCTGCACTGGCAGCCGACGCGCTGGCCACGATCGGATGTATTGCTGACTGGCAAGACTTTAAGCGGTTGCTTTCAAAATACGAAGGCACCGCAGCTCTTCGCGCCAGCCAGTATGCAGAACTCGAAGTCATCGCTACTGAGTCATTTCCGCGATCGCAGTAA